GGGATTTTTTATATTATTACCAAGCATTGGCTTTAAACGTTGCGCTGTTTCACTGTAACCAGCAACAAATCGCACAGAATTAACCAATACTTTTTCAAATTCTACTTTTAATAAATTTATATTCTCACCAATATTCTTATCATCTTGATAATTTGAGATCACTCTACCGAGTAAGTGATAGAAGTCTCTTTCTTTATAATCTAGGTTTTCTTCAACAACTCTTGAGAAGTAACGAAGAAGCGTTACAAAATGACCTGTAATAAGATCATGGATTAAATACTCAGGGGCAAGCGTATCAAGAGAGACTCCAAAGTCCTCATTTATATGCTTAGAATTTGAGGCCATTCTAAAGTCGCCATGAAAGTCTTTTATAATTAACTTCTGAGGAGCTCCATTTTTTAAGATGACAATAGTATTCTGCCCATGAGCGACTAGTCCTAGTCCATGTTCGGCCTGAAGATGATAAAGAGGGATAACCACTGATTTAAAGTATTGTTTTAACCATTCTTCACACGTAAGTCTTGATTGTTTAATGTACTCAGCTACAAGGGAGCCCTTATCATTTGAAAATAATAAGGCGGCCGTTGGTATAGCAATTTCATTATCCCCTAACTTTGACTCAACACTTTCGCGCCAAACACATCCTAATAATTCTTTATAACGATAAGATCCGCCAGAAATCCGATCAAACTCTGGCATTGGACAACTAATCGCTGCGACTTCCTTTAGAACTATTACCTTATCTTTGAGAATATTATCGTCTGCGATGATCTTTTCAATTTTTTCAGATAGACGATGGCCATCCTTAATATATTTTTGAGGAATCCCTCTTACACACGAAGTATTAAGGATGGAAATCGCTAGTTTTAGATCATACTGACTCCCCTCAGTATCTGAAGACAAAGTACGAATAGATACTTGAGGGGTATAAGTTGCCCCTAACTCTCCAAGAGAGATAATTATATTTTTATAGATAAGCGGCGCAAATTGAATACTGATATACTTATTCCATTGCCATGGATGAACTGGAACAAGTAAGTAATCATCGAAATTAAGATCATAACTTGCAATCTTTTCTTTGATTTCTTTAAGCTCACTCTCATCAAATGAATCTGAATACAATGTAGAAAAAGCTAATTGTGTCTCATCTAGGCCCCAGATAAGATTGTTCTTTGCGATTGCGCACCAATGAACTTGATAACTATTACGTGACTCAGGAGCATATTTTTCTAATTCGCTCTTTCCCCATCCTAGACGTCCTTTATTCATAATGATTTTTGGATGCCCAGATAGGATTTGATCAACAGATTTAAAGTTATATTTTGCAATTTCTTCAATATTTATATTTTTTAATGTCTCATTTAAAATGAGATCACCATAAATTGTCTGGTTCCCTTCCTCAATAAATTGAGCAAGAGTTTCATCAGACATTTTACAAATATCTTGAACTTCATAAAAGAAGTCTGCCAATGTATACTCTTTTACGACTTTCCCATTACTATATTTTCTAAAGGATTCTTCTTCTATTTGGAGATTATCCCAAACACTTATACGTCCAAGAAATGTATAATAAACTTCTTCAGATATCTTTAAATAGAAATGACTATGATTATATTCAATATCAAATAACTCTTCATATTGAAGTTCTTCAATGGCCTTTATAATAAGCTTCTTATGAAGATTAAAGAATTCATGACTATTCATTTGTATTCTCCATATAAAAAAGCTCTCGACTAGCTTTTAAGAGATTAGATCTTTTATGAGGAAAGTCGAAAACACCTTCATGAGACCAGCCAGGAAGTAGTTCAGCTAACTTTAAAACCTTTTTATTATCTTCACGTGGCTCTCCCCAAATACTTTGAGTGCGCTTATCATCTTCAAAGATAAACTTTGTTAAATGAAAGATAGATTCATAAACTGCTTTTGTTCTTAAGTACTTCTCTTCACCAATTAAAATATGAATTCCACGATCATAGATATTGGCATCACAATATGGGGCAATACGATCATCAAATGCCCAATAAACTTCAAAATATCCTGCCTGTTGGCCATTGATATCGACAATTATTGGTAATTGAAATGGTGAAGACTTAAGGCCTTGAATATATTTTGCCAATTCATCTTTTGAGAAATTCATTTCCCAAAACTCATAGATATACTCTTTATTATGCCACTCATGGAATTTATCAATATCTTTATCTAAATCAAATGCACGAAGAGATATCGTTTGGCCAGAGTGAGTCTTGCACTCATAAAGAGTCCCTTGATATTGACGAGGTCGTCTTAGAAGAGAAACTATTGGGTTTTCGATTTGGTTATAAATATCCCAAGGGTTAGCTATTGTATTTTCATTAATATTAGTAATACAGCATCTAAAGTTTCCTTTTTGAAAAAGAGTTTCTGATTCAAGGAGAAATTTAAGAAAGGATGATTCTTTATATCCCTTAAAAATAAAATTTCTAAATTGATTTAAATGAAAGATCTCTGCTTTCTCATCTCCATTAGCGAGAGATATGATTGTATTAAAAACTGAGTTTATTATTAAATAATAAGTATAAACCTTATTTACATCATCTGGATTTAAAATATTCCCCTTAGTCTTGCTAATAAAATCATATTTTTTGCCAAACTTCTCAACACTCTTAGAAGTGAAGCCAGTCCCCTGACAATCACGATAGACTGCACCAATAGGCAGGCCATCTTTCATTCTTAAGATAATATTTTGCATATGAGCACCTAGAAGTACTCCATGCTCCTCTGAGAGCTTAATAAACTCTCCAACTACATTTTCAAGAAAAGCTGAAAACCAATTCTTACGAGCTAAAAAGAAATTACCAGTTTCAAGTTTTAGGTTTTTAGCATTTTCTTCTACTAACGTCGTTAAGTGAGACTTTCCAGTATATGGATTCTCTTCGGCCAGTGTTGCTAAGAGTAGACAATTATCACTTGCAAAATTCTCTCGTAATTGAATCGTTGATTCTATTATTGCACTTCCATCATTATTTTTAAGTGCAACATAAAATGGCTCATACAGGACTTCAAATTTCTGGCTAAATTCATCGACCTTTTCATTTTTAAAAACAGTCTCCATTTGCATACCGCGAATGGCCTCTTCAGGCTGAAGATGACGAATTGAATTAGTGAGCTTTACATCCATTGAATACTTAACTAAGTACGGAGCATCTTTTGAATATAGTGATCGAAGAGATGAAAGGGCACACCATTTTCTTCTCCCCTGTAAAATTTTTGTGATAAGTCCACTTTGTAAGAGGGTCTCGACTTCATTCTTTTTGGCCAAACGACTCCATT
This sequence is a window from Halobacteriovorax vibrionivorans. Protein-coding genes within it:
- a CDS encoding IucA/IucC family protein, whose amino-acid sequence is MNSHEFFNLHKKLIIKAIEELQYEELFDIEYNHSHFYLKISEEVYYTFLGRISVWDNLQIEEESFRKYSNGKVVKEYTLADFFYEVQDICKMSDETLAQFIEEGNQTIYGDLILNETLKNINIEEIAKYNFKSVDQILSGHPKIIMNKGRLGWGKSELEKYAPESRNSYQVHWCAIAKNNLIWGLDETQLAFSTLYSDSFDESELKEIKEKIASYDLNFDDYLLVPVHPWQWNKYISIQFAPLIYKNIIISLGELGATYTPQVSIRTLSSDTEGSQYDLKLAISILNTSCVRGIPQKYIKDGHRLSEKIEKIIADDNILKDKVIVLKEVAAISCPMPEFDRISGGSYRYKELLGCVWRESVESKLGDNEIAIPTAALLFSNDKGSLVAEYIKQSRLTCEEWLKQYFKSVVIPLYHLQAEHGLGLVAHGQNTIVILKNGAPQKLIIKDFHGDFRMASNSKHINEDFGVSLDTLAPEYLIHDLITGHFVTLLRYFSRVVEENLDYKERDFYHLLGRVISNYQDDKNIGENINLLKVEFEKVLVNSVRFVAGYSETAQRLKPMLGNNIKNPLLSDK
- a CDS encoding GNAT family N-acetyltransferase, with translation MISSNPRILANKYSIRSLINSLARDYSQENFIKFSNDALIVEVNELNCLTFELAAYSPLGGHRYSGKILFNNEEVSFDEMLPILCERFNEVDTSFIDNVLNSRNNMELILREYENRDIIIDDYLSSEQLMLLGHPFHPYPKCKNGMNEEDMRLYSPEFKNEFNLIWLKCHSSVIYTNGDIINVHKAMNELANFDLEELEEDYIYIPMHPWQWSRLAKKNEVETLLQSGLITKILQGRRKWCALSSLRSLYSKDAPYLVKYSMDVKLTNSIRHLQPEEAIRGMQMETVFKNEKVDEFSQKFEVLYEPFYVALKNNDGSAIIESTIQLRENFASDNCLLLATLAEENPYTGKSHLTTLVEENAKNLKLETGNFFLARKNWFSAFLENVVGEFIKLSEEHGVLLGAHMQNIILRMKDGLPIGAVYRDCQGTGFTSKSVEKFGKKYDFISKTKGNILNPDDVNKVYTYYLIINSVFNTIISLANGDEKAEIFHLNQFRNFIFKGYKESSFLKFLLESETLFQKGNFRCCITNINENTIANPWDIYNQIENPIVSLLRRPRQYQGTLYECKTHSGQTISLRAFDLDKDIDKFHEWHNKEYIYEFWEMNFSKDELAKYIQGLKSSPFQLPIIVDINGQQAGYFEVYWAFDDRIAPYCDANIYDRGIHILIGEEKYLRTKAVYESIFHLTKFIFEDDKRTQSIWGEPREDNKKVLKLAELLPGWSHEGVFDFPHKRSNLLKASRELFYMENTNE